GGGGAAGGGCCTCGCCGGTACCGGTGGCGGTGGTTTCGGGTACGGTTCCGGAGGCAAGGGGGGAAGCGGCGGGGGCACCGGCAGAGGACACGGTACCGGCTCGGGAGATCGCGATGTCCTTGCCGAACAGTATCTTGCGAAGCATTTCGCTTACATCCGGAACCTCGTCATGAAACACCTGAGGTATCCCCATATAGCGAGGAAGATGGGATGGAAGGGAAGGGTGGTCGTCGCCTTTGTCATCAAGGAGAACGGTGGCGTGGAAGGATCGAGGATATTGACCAGCTCCGGCTACGAGGTCCTCGACAGGCAGGTGCTCAGCGTGATCAGGGAGATCCAGCCATTTCCACGACCGCCCACACGGGCGGAACTGATCATGCCTGTTGTGTACAGGCTGGAATGAAGCGGGAGAAAACAACCGGAGGGAAAGGAGATCCATCATGCAATGGCTTGGCTACACGATCGATTACGGCATCATAGGTCTGCTCCTTCTCATGAGCATCATAGCGGTGGGCGTGGCGATCGAGCGCAGGCGCTTCTACAGGAAGGTTGAGATCGCCGCCTACAGGGACAAGAAGGCGCTCGAGCTTGCGCTCATGAAGAGGCTCCATGTCGTCGCCACCATAGGGAGCAACGCGCCCTACGTGGGCCTCCTCGGC
The nucleotide sequence above comes from Syntrophorhabdus sp.. Encoded proteins:
- a CDS encoding energy transducer TonB is translated as MIREGLSIGKEFVISVAIHAFVLGGAVALIGHLGQETPPPPVVFLSMELPGGNEGGGSSMPGSQQTPAPLAKIKKKAIPEKRERRQIRVVKRGDVENEVPDTRAVEERSVASSVSDLASEGVDREGKGLAGTGGGGFGYGSGGKGGSGGGTGRGHGTGSGDRDVLAEQYLAKHFAYIRNLVMKHLRYPHIARKMGWKGRVVVAFVIKENGGVEGSRILTSSGYEVLDRQVLSVIREIQPFPRPPTRAELIMPVVYRLE
- the exbB gene encoding TonB-system energizer ExbB, with amino-acid sequence MQWLGYTIDYGIIGLLLLMSIIAVGVAIERRRFYRKVEIAAYRDKKALELALMKRLHVVATIGSNAPYVGLLGTVLGIMLTFSTIGQQGLVDSGRIMTGLALALKATAAGLVVAIPAVVFYNFLLKSAKERILQWEVEYGREKL